Part of the Hevea brasiliensis isolate MT/VB/25A 57/8 chromosome 16, ASM3005281v1, whole genome shotgun sequence genome is shown below.
ggttttagatacAAATCTCAAGGATTCAGactagggtacggatccagcagtggtcacagtacAGCAGTTctaggtctggttcaggatcctccttggcaccttgtgcacagtgtggaagaggacattcaggaccttgtatgacgGGTTCAGAAGTACGTTTCAGGTGTGCCCAACCAGgttcactttgctagggaatgccccatgttcagcgagccacagatggggtcacaaggttctgttgcaaatgttcctcgtcagttgtatccgggtgcttccagcatggcaggcagtcagttcagtggccaacagggccgaggacaagggggacgtggatttggaggcagatcaggagataAAAGTCAGTATCAGGAttttgccactcagggtaggggtcaagctcgggtttttacCCTGACCCACtaagatgctcaggcttccaatgcagttgtggcaggtattcttctagtctgttcctatgagctcgtgttttgatagatccgggtgctacgcactcatttgtctcccctgtgtttgccaagaggttgggtagaaatcctacaactttagaatgccctttgtctgtagctaccccgcttagtgacaacatagatgtagatatgatttttctgggtagcccagtagtagtggataaaAAGATCCTCCCagtagacttggttcctctaccagtaatagattttgatgtaatcttggggatggattggttggaaactcattatgccactttagactgcaagaacaaaaaggtgtatttccacatacctggtatgaaagagtttagttttgatggtgacaggagcgtggctccatataatttggtgtcagcaattagtgctagaaaaatgttgaggcgtggatatcaaggatatttggcattggtgagagatacatttgtagaaggtgtcaacatgggaaatgttcctgttgtcagagaattcatggatgtcttccctgaggagcttccagggttgccaccaggaagggaaatagagttctgcattaatgttgtgccgggtacaaaccccatatcaatgccgccttacaggatggcaccagtagaattgaaagagttaaaggagcaactacaggagtttttggacaagggtttcatacgtccgagcacttcaccctggggtgctcctgttctatttgtgagaaagaaggatgggtcattgaggttgtgtattgactatagacagctgaacaaggtgactgtgaagaacaagtatccacttcctcggatcgatgatctgtttgatcagctccaaggagctagattcttttccaagatacacctgcgatcaggctaccatcagttgagaatcaggaatgaggatgtgtccaaaacagcattcaggacaagatatggtcattatgagttcttggtgatgtcttttggactcactaatgcaccagcagccttcatggacttgatgaaccgggtgttcaagccattttagaccgttttatcattgtattcatagatgacattttggtatactctcggactgaggaagaacacgtgtggcacttgagaatggtgttgcagacttttgagggagcaccagctatatgctaaattttcaaaatgtgaattttggctagaaagcatctcattcttgggacacgtggtttctagtgaaggtattcaagtggatcccaagaaaattgaagctgtaactgattggcttaggcctacaacagtcactgaggtgcgaagttttctgggtctagctggctactataggtgttttgtgcaagatttttccagcatagcggctcccttaactaagttaactcggaagaatgttccattcatttagacagatgactgtgaagagagtttctagaagcttaaggagtgtctaaccactgcccctgtgttgacactacctatgagtggtgaaggatataccgtgtattatgatgcctccagagttagctgagggtgtgttttgatgcagaatggaaaagtagtggcttatgcttcaaggcagctgaagaggcaagagcagaactaccccacccatgatttgaaaatggcggctgtagtctttacaCTAAAAATcttgagacactacctgtatggtgaagtgtgtgagatatacaccATTTGTCACGACcgaacctatgggctggaccggcactaggacctgggccagcctaaagcccctgaggcccgcagtaagcctaactatttcttaacccaactctaaggcccatttgggcccaatttcaagaattcaaccggacagagtccggccacaaaatggacctttcaacgaggagtttttgactcacccgacctgtaaacaaaatatatattcaattggggagctcagctcaccctccacatactcaaatatcataaaataaatgggagcttagctccctcatccaacccatcaacatgcataaaataataagtttacaggtccaaaataacaatttatattacagacccaattcaaataaatatttctaacacatgcgaaaattctaagagttaacaggtttatacaaaaataataaatttaaaaattaggggtgttattccagcatagggatggtaccctatgaggcactatatggaaaaaagtgtaggtctcctctgtgttggacgaaaatgggagaagcgaaggtgcatgatgtagacctagtgcagtacacttcagagatagttcctttaatcagggaacgattaaaaacagctttcagtaggcagaagagttatgcagaccccagatggagggatgtggagtttgcagtaggcgactatgtattcctgaaggtttctccgatgaagggagtcatgagatttgggaagaagggcaaattggcacctcggtatattggaccttttgaggttactgatagagttggagcagttgcctaccggttagagctaccacccaacttttctcatgttcatcctgtgcttcacatctccatgctcaggaaatacattccagatccttctcatgtactacagccggatgtaatagagctaaaagagaacttgacatttgaggagcaatctgtagccatagtggactaccaagtgagatagctaagatcaaaacagatccctattgttaaggttttgtggaggagccagtcagtggaagagtgcacctgggagtcagaacgggacatgcgtagcaagtacccttatctattcaatgtgtaatcatgtactttattctgccttgtgtaaaattcaaggttgaattttctgtaaggggagaagaatgtaacacctctaatttttaaatttattatttttgtataaacctattaactcttagaatttccgcatgtgttagaaatatttatttaaattgggtctgtaatataaattattattttggacctgtaaacttattattttatgcatgttgatgggttggatgagggagctcagctcccatttattttatgatatttgagtatgtggagggtgagctgagctccccaattgaatatatattttgtttacaggtcaaaaactcctcgttgaaaggtccattttatggccggactctatccgattaaattcttgaaattgggcccaaatgggccttagagttgggttaaggaatagttaggcttactacgggcctcgggggctttaggctggccctggtccttgtgccggtccggcccataggttgggttgtgacattAAAGTTGTGTTTGGGAAAACCTGAAATTTTTAAGAAATAAGGTTTTGAAAGACttttaaaaaattcatttttttatccATAAAATTGATAATTTAAAAAGGTTTTATCTTTAAAACTATTAAAtaccttaaaaaaaaaacttttctttcaTTCCGaacaattaaaaattttcaaggtttaaaaaaaaaaaaatctttctaaTTATTTGTAGTTTATTTTCAAgcttctaataaaaattttatatataattataggtAATCTAGATTATTTTCCTTCCAGTTTGGCTCCCATTAGCTAGAGCTTGTGTTGGCTATCAAGTCTATGAGTCCATATTGAATATTATTTCATGACATCACTATTATTTACCTGAATTGAGTTGTTAACACAGCATTAATTACATATTAGTTACATATTCATTTAGACAAGAAAAATCCTATTTATTATAATATGCTATCTGCATAGATAGTAATATAGAATCAGTTGTGTGTGTGGTTGAACTCGAATACCACTAACCTATACGACAAACCAATTACATAGAAAGGATGATATGATGAAAAAAGACGTGATCATGCGACTATAAAATTTTCACTTGTAATTATTGATAATGGGCTAATGAAATCATTTCGTTATAGttctctcaaaaaaaaaaaaaccacattATGGAGGACAATGTAATGAATTAGTGAATAGTGAGAAACAAATTACAGCGTGATTGCCATGTTCCACCATTTGAATACGTTACCAGAAAACATTTAAATTTGATTCTTTCTTAAAACTTTCTTTTCCAAGCTTCTATGCCCAATGCATGAAATTCTGAGGTAAAAGATAAGCAGAATAATTCTGTTTTCAGGATCAGAAAACAGATAAAGCCTCTGTTCACTCTCTGCTACCTTTTCTATCTACTGCATGCGTAAAAATTTTGTTTTCCCAAAAACCCAGATCCCATACTGAATGTTTTCCAAAGCTTTGGGCAATCTGATAATTTTACACAATATCACTACACAAGTTCTCCATGTCACCTCATACCTATTCAAGTTTGAGCCATTTCCACTGCAAAACTGAAGAAATCTACACATTTTATATACGCAAAACTAGGCCATATAATTTCTTGTTTTTGCTTTCTACAATGCCTCCAAAAGGAGATTTCTCAGCTAGTAAAAACATGAAAGAAGTTGATTAATAAACATCACAACAGCATCAAATATCTTAACTAGTTTAAAGGCACAAACCAAGCTGGATTCCTCATCAAGCCCGAGGGAAACTCTAAAAGAGCCTTGAACCAGTTATGCATCATTGATTGGTGATCTTTCTGCTTTTGATCTGTGTTATACAATTTAGAGCTGGAACAAATTGAAATAGAGCTCTGAGTGCCATAGAACAACTTCAATTTTTACCAGGTTGCTGGAAAATTCTTGGTTTGCCTGCCACTTTTGCAAGCTAGGAAAACCTTGAAAACCCAGATAAAGCAGAATAAACAACATACAGAAAGCTATGAACAGAATCCACAAATAATATAAGGTTCCCAACGTGGAAGAATTTGTTAGCATTTTGGTCGACTACTTTATGCATTGCCATTATCAGAGCTGCTACATGCTTGATTTGGATGGACAGAGTTCCCAAAATCTCCATCCAAGCTCATCTGCTGTACTTCTTGCGGGGACAAGATCTTAATGCAGCGAACACAGTTCACAAACTCTCTACATAACCCAACACAACAAAATGGTGTTAAGAGGCAGAACAATATATTTCACGACACATCACACAGATGACTCAAAACTATACCAGAAATAGTAGACTAGTAAGCAAAACAAAATCATATTTTTAATGTTTTCCAATTGTTCATGAGCATACAAGAAGAGAGAGTATTTCTCCCTCGGTGCGTCATTGATAATGATAAGAGTAGACTTGTAACTGCTCTTCTTTTGGCTGAAAGAAGAAATGTGCAACAATTATACTTAAAATTCTGATCAGATCAGACAGATTTAAATGCAAACAGGAATTACTGGCATTCAAAATTAAGTGGATTCATGACAAAGCCTTAAAAAAATGTGTTTGGGGGCTAATTTGTTAAAGATCCAAGTTCACCGAATCCAAATGAAAGCACTAAAGCTGGATAATAAGCACACATTATAGGCCAAAGGAGATTTTCTTATTATCCATCTTTTGAGGTGAGATGGGAGATTTTCTTATTTCCCATCTTTTGAGGTGAGATATCTAGAGATGTAGATGTAAAATAATCTTGCCAATGTACGCGCCAGTGAGACCAAGGATCATACAACATTTTATCAATAAGCACATAAAGACGGAAGGGAGTCAAGGAACTTACTCCCATGGGTCATCCCCTACTAACAAAACATCATTCTCATGATCCACATAAACAAGTTTCCAGCCTATCCTGTGTCGGTCTTCTAACTGTCCCTCTATACCAAACCTCCGGGCCAGATCTTGCTTAAGCTCATCATAACCAGAATAGCGGGTTATATCAATAGACCTCCCCACAGCTCCGCGTTTGTACACCTATACAATAAACATTAACAAACTTAAAATTGTATGCCAAGAAGGAAAAGCCAAATTTACATAACATTCATAAATGCGTACATGCACCTATGCATGTATACAAATAGAATTGAATACAAAATAAAAACCTTCGTATATGTACGCATCCGCTGAAATTGTGGGGGAGGGGCCCAAGGACCTCTGTTCAAGAAGCTACTATCATTGATTGTGGAATCAATTGAATTGAATGCCATATCTGGAACTCCAAATGACCGGGAAACCATTGAAGATGAAAGCTCATGTTGAGGATCTTTTGAATTTTCACAGTTAGAAATCATACCCGCTGAAGAAAGATTATTTGGGAGATCCTTCCCCAGACCTATGATGCTTTTTGTCAACACTTGGTCAGAATTCATTAGAACTCCCAGTTGGCCATCAATGTTAGCTCCATATGGAACATTATTCCTGGGATTTGCCTGGAGTTTCCCATCTTGACTTATGTCCCTCAACAACAGTGAATGTGGATTATAAGAAGACGAATTGTTATTCTGCTGCAAATGAACATCATTCTGAGAAACACAAACTGAAGTTGTAGAAGAAGAAGTATCCAAATAATCTGTCTGGGCAGTTGCACCATTTTGGTATGTTTGCGGGGCAAAGAATCCTTGGTTTTGATTCTTGGCAATGTTCATTGAAGGCTTAACATCAGATTTCTGTTGCACATCTTTAACCAAGTTAGTACTACATGACATTGTTTCTAAGGCATTGGAACTCAAGAGTGTAGCAGCAGACTGAGCCATGTCATCTCCTATAGCTGTGCTTTGGTGTACCCGATGAACCATATTTGCACAGTTGTTTGTGGAAGGTGAAGTTGAACAAGATGGAAGCTCCTCGGTAATCCCAGAAATCCCTGCCCCTGCAGCAGCAGTCAATATGCTACTACCAACTGTAGAGAAATGATTGACACCTGAGCTAGGGGGAAGTCCCATATGTCCAGGCATTTCAGACAATATGCCAGGCTGCTGTTGTTGCAATTTCAGTTGCTGTGGCATATGGGAGAACTGAGCATTAGTCTGGTTGCCATTCTTTGTCATCTGCTGTTGAATAATATTTGATTGCGGGAGTGAATTGGGTGTTGTTTGAGGCATTTCTAACAATTGGTTGGGTCGCATGGACCTTGAAAAGCTCTGGGATGCCTCTAACAGCTGCCTTTGTGGATCTTGCAGCTGTGCAAATTGACTAGGTTGTTGCAACACAGACTGTTGTGTTAGAAGTGATTGTTGTTGCTGTTGAAGCTTCTGCAACAGTTGAATCTGAATCTGATTGTCAGACATTTGTAAATGTTGGTTTACTTGATCAGGCAACTGGGTTTGTATTACACTTTGCTGTTGGTTCTGACCTACAATATGCTGCTGTTGATTCTGCTGCTGCTGCAAAGTCTGAGGAAGGTTTCTCGGAAGTTGATGGCTTTGAAGAGATGGCTGTTGCTGAAGAATGTTAGTATTTTGAACTAGAGTTTGAGGCTGCAGAATTTGGGCTTGAACTTGACTTGATGTTATAGTTTGAGTTACCAAATTTTGCTTTGATTGTTGAGTGATATCACCTAATTGTTGCTGCGACTGTATGATGGAACCTAGTGAATTCAGTGAAGATTGCATCTTTGGAAGCTGGTCAAATTGTTGTGATTGCAGGGGCAGCCGTTGGGAATTAAACTGTAAGTTGTTTGGCTGAGGTAACTGTGGTGCTGACAAGCCCAACTGATGTGAAAGATCAGGCCCGGTAAGGTTCTGCAGAACAGATCCTGACAAAGATTGCATGTAGTTGGGCGGCATTGCATTAGCAAGGGAAGGGTTTTGCTGCATGTTAATACACTGCAGTAAGCTCAGGCCAGGTACAGACTGGGGATCTTTCATGTAAAAATCGTCGCCAAGCCAAGGCATTGACTTCTTAAATAAGTTATCTAAATCAGGGGAATCATCATCTGCAAACATAAATATAAGAAGTAAATTAGAACAGAATCAATACttgaaatattgaaaatttaaatcaaaataaagcataaaaatgTCTTTGAAGTTATATAAAGACTTAAACAATCAAGTTAGTTTATGTGGTACCAAGAGATATGGGCAAACTCTGAAGGCCAAACATTGACACAGACAAGAAAAACAGAAAGATATGTCTGTCCCACACCTTTTATTCTCATTTACTTGATTGAAAATTGAATTCAATTGATGCAACCCATCATTATCCAGGACCACTAATTAGTAGGTCCaatcaaagaaagggaataacaCAAAAGAAACAAGCATCTAAAGCAATGCCTAGCAACTAGGGTAGCAAAAGCTAAACTCTCCTAGTCCTCGGTGACATCAGCATTGAATCACGGTAAACTTTATTGAATTaacttgttaaaaaaaaaaaaaatagtcaaTCCTATGAGAGAATTTCAAAATAATGATAAGTTTGCCATAGTCTGTCCAATACCTGGCATTCCAGGTTGCCTTGGACGCTTAGATCTAAAGAATGGTGGTGGGCATATGAAAAATGGAGCAGTCACTGGTTCAATCTCCCAGATTGAGACTCTATTGCGTCTTTCCCCAGCAGTTGACTCATCCCATCCAACCTATGACAGAGTATAGCGAAAGGTAATGTTTATTGACATTCTTATCAGGTCAACCTGGCATAACTGAAACACAAAAACTGCTAAAATTAGTACCTGTAAATTACGCCATTGTGAATTCTTCCACCGTACAGGATCAATATCACTAATTCCTGTAATTGTACCCATATACCTGTAAAATAGATCCCTTATTCTTAAGTAATAAAAGTACCAAGAAGCCTAAAAAACATAATTTAAGAATCATGGCTCTAGCTCAATAAGagagttattaaaaaaaaaaaaaaaaaaagcattcatCTTTCCAAATTTTAAATAATCCCAAGCCATACTACTATGTTCTCAGACATCACTTCAGATTTGCAACTCTGTAACTTCATGAAATGGAAAGGAATCAAATAATATTACCTTCTTGTTCCTGATTCTTCAGTTTCAAACATCATCCGAAAGCGCATGCCAAGTGATATTTGGTTACTGTACACTGCCTTGTAATATTTGGCCAAAGGAATAACAAATTCTGATGGACTAGCCCTGGACAAACATCCACCCAATGTAAAGAAATCTGAAGTAATTATGGCCCTATTTGTATCATTTTAATGATGAAATCTCACAAAATTGCATAATGATATAGAAACTAAACTCAGTAACCTTGGATTATAAAACACTGTGAAGGGACTATTATTTGCTGCTGCATGGGCTGCGGCAGCTAGGATCCCAATGTGCATGCTATCACTTGACAACACTGATGATGATAAATTAGCAGGTTGTTTATTTGCTCGCCTGATCCCCAAGAGAAGTTGCTGCTTTTCATCTCTGCTCACATATAACATCACAAGATTGATTAAAAGGGTTTGTTTGCCAAAAGAAAGTGAGCTGAACTCGAGAAATATCCATATCATTCAGTATATATATGAAAAACCTAAGAGTCAGGAAAAATCAGTCTTTTGATATCAAAAGAAAAGGAACACAAATTCATTACCATTACCTGATAAATAGAACTGAATCACCTGCAAATAGCCTCTTTCCACTAACAAACAGGCTCCAACCTGTTGTAAGCAAGTGACGCTTTGGTTGTCCTGGGTTCAGGGAATGCAGGAATTAGCATGAGATGTTAATGACGATAGGCAAGCTAAAAATCATAGGTAAAACCCTTTAGGTTTTCAATCATTTAAACTTCACAGATGCAAAACTAACATACCACGATAGATATGACGGAAAGTCCAGACATTGTCATGCAAATCCCTAGCTACAAGTTCTTGGGCAGGCGGTTGCATGGAGAAATCCTATAGAGGGGAAAAAAGTTAAACATGCCATTCACATAGAGAAATcatattaaaataaagtaaatttttatattaatatacaattatcatagaaaatatttctgttaattattccattaacctagGAAATACTTCTAAGTTAAGGAAGACCAACTTACAAGAGGGGGGAAAATCTTCTCAGCCGCACGACGGGGCACAGAAAAGCCTCCATGAGTACTTGTGTCACTTGCTGTTAATGTTTTACAGAAAAACTCTGTTTGTGCTTTATTTGACTTCAGTGAAAGATCTGATCTCAGTAATGCATCTTTGTCAAACTGCATAGAAGATGCTGATAGATTCAGTTGAAGTTGGCAAATAAAAACATGCTGAAGTCATTTACTATTTTTTAGACGTTGAACTTGGATATATTATTGCCACTTCATTTTTATTTGGTTTCATTGATTTGATAGAACACCTAACGCAAAGTATATTCTCTCAGTTACTTCAAATCAAGCCCTTACAGAAGGAACAGGTTGGAGGGTCATCTGAGCATAAACTTCATCTGTTTCCGGGTCCgcctaaaaaaaatttaagtcaAAAAATTGGAAATTTCCAAAATAGAACAGGATTTCAATGAAGGAAGATGAATGGAAAGAGAAAGTGGGTTTA
Proteins encoded:
- the LOC110653489 gene encoding auxin response factor 19 isoform X3, which codes for MKKDVDAHIPNYPNLPSKLLCLLHNVTLHADPETDEVYAQMTLQPVPSFDKDALLRSDLSLKSNKAQTEFFCKTLTASDTSTHGGFSVPRRAAEKIFPPLDFSMQPPAQELVARDLHDNVWTFRHIYRGQPKRHLLTTGWSLFVSGKRLFAGDSVLFIRDEKQQLLLGIRRANKQPANLSSSVLSSDSMHIGILAAAAHAAANNSPFTVFYNPRASPSEFVIPLAKYYKAVYSNQISLGMRFRMMFETEESGTRRYMGTITGISDIDPVRWKNSQWRNLQVGWDESTAGERRNRVSIWEIEPVTAPFFICPPPFFRSKRPRQPGMPDDDSPDLDNLFKKSMPWLGDDFYMKDPQSVPGLSLLQCINMQQNPSLANAMPPNYMQSLSGSVLQNLTGPDLSHQLGLSAPQLPQPNNLQFNSQRLPLQSQQFDQLPKMQSSLNSLGSIIQSQQQLGDITQQSKQNLVTQTITSSQVQAQILQPQTLVQNTNILQQQPSLQSHQLPRNLPQTLQQQQNQQQHIVGQNQQQSVIQTQLPDQVNQHLQMSDNQIQIQLLQKLQQQQQSLLTQQSVLQQPSQFAQLQDPQRQLLEASQSFSRSMRPNQLLEMPQTTPNSLPQSNIIQQQMTKNGNQTNAQFSHMPQQLKLQQQQPGILSEMPGHMGLPPSSGVNHFSTVGSSILTAAAGAGISGITEELPSCSTSPSTNNCANMVHRVHQSTAIGDDMAQSAATLLSSNALETMSCSTNLVKDVQQKSDVKPSMNIAKNQNQGFFAPQTYQNGATAQTDYLDTSSSTTSVCVSQNDVHLQQNNNSSSYNPHSLLLRDISQDGKLQANPRNNVPYGANIDGQLGVLMNSDQVLTKSIIGLGKDLPNNLSSAGMISNCENSKDPQHELSSSMVSRSFGVPDMAFNSIDSTINDSSFLNRGPWAPPPQFQRMRTYTKVYKRGAVGRSIDITRYSGYDELKQDLARRFGIEGQLEDRHRIGWKLVYVDHENDVLLVGDDPWEEFVNCVRCIKILSPQEVQQMSLDGDFGNSVHPNQACSSSDNGNA
- the LOC110653489 gene encoding auxin response factor 19 isoform X1, giving the protein MKTPAISAGVSVAATSCVTTSNPAEGGENKSINPELWQACAGPLVSLPAAGTLVVYFPQGHSEQVAASMKKDVDAHIPNYPNLPSKLLCLLHNVTLHADPETDEVYAQMTLQPVPSFDKDALLRSDLSLKSNKAQTEFFCKTLTASDTSTHGGFSVPRRAAEKIFPPLDFSMQPPAQELVARDLHDNVWTFRHIYRGQPKRHLLTTGWSLFVSGKRLFAGDSVLFIRDEKQQLLLGIRRANKQPANLSSSVLSSDSMHIGILAAAAHAAANNSPFTVFYNPRASPSEFVIPLAKYYKAVYSNQISLGMRFRMMFETEESGTRRYMGTITGISDIDPVRWKNSQWRNLQVGWDESTAGERRNRVSIWEIEPVTAPFFICPPPFFRSKRPRQPGMPDDDSPDLDNLFKKSMPWLGDDFYMKDPQSVPGLSLLQCINMQQNPSLANAMPPNYMQSLSGSVLQNLTGPDLSHQLGLSAPQLPQPNNLQFNSQRLPLQSQQFDQLPKMQSSLNSLGSIIQSQQQLGDITQQSKQNLVTQTITSSQVQAQILQPQTLVQNTNILQQQPSLQSHQLPRNLPQTLQQQQNQQQHIVGQNQQQSVIQTQLPDQVNQHLQMSDNQIQIQLLQKLQQQQQSLLTQQSVLQQPSQFAQLQDPQRQLLEASQSFSRSMRPNQLLEMPQTTPNSLPQSNIIQQQMTKNGNQTNAQFSHMPQQLKLQQQQPGILSEMPGHMGLPPSSGVNHFSTVGSSILTAAAGAGISGITEELPSCSTSPSTNNCANMVHRVHQSTAIGDDMAQSAATLLSSNALETMSCSTNLVKDVQQKSDVKPSMNIAKNQNQGFFAPQTYQNGATAQTDYLDTSSSTTSVCVSQNDVHLQQNNNSSSYNPHSLLLRDISQDGKLQANPRNNVPYGANIDGQLGVLMNSDQVLTKSIIGLGKDLPNNLSSAGMISNCENSKDPQHELSSSMVSRSFGVPDMAFNSIDSTINDSSFLNRGPWAPPPQFQRMRTYTKVYKRGAVGRSIDITRYSGYDELKQDLARRFGIEGQLEDRHRIGWKLVYVDHENDVLLVGDDPWEEFVNCVRCIKILSPQEVQQMSLDGDFGNSVHPNQACSSSDNGNA
- the LOC110653489 gene encoding auxin response factor 19 isoform X2; its protein translation is MKTPAISAGVSVAATSCVTTSNPAEGGENKSINPELWQACAGPLVSLPAAGTLVVYFPQGHSEQFDKDALLRSDLSLKSNKAQTEFFCKTLTASDTSTHGGFSVPRRAAEKIFPPLDFSMQPPAQELVARDLHDNVWTFRHIYRGQPKRHLLTTGWSLFVSGKRLFAGDSVLFIRDEKQQLLLGIRRANKQPANLSSSVLSSDSMHIGILAAAAHAAANNSPFTVFYNPRASPSEFVIPLAKYYKAVYSNQISLGMRFRMMFETEESGTRRYMGTITGISDIDPVRWKNSQWRNLQVGWDESTAGERRNRVSIWEIEPVTAPFFICPPPFFRSKRPRQPGMPDDDSPDLDNLFKKSMPWLGDDFYMKDPQSVPGLSLLQCINMQQNPSLANAMPPNYMQSLSGSVLQNLTGPDLSHQLGLSAPQLPQPNNLQFNSQRLPLQSQQFDQLPKMQSSLNSLGSIIQSQQQLGDITQQSKQNLVTQTITSSQVQAQILQPQTLVQNTNILQQQPSLQSHQLPRNLPQTLQQQQNQQQHIVGQNQQQSVIQTQLPDQVNQHLQMSDNQIQIQLLQKLQQQQQSLLTQQSVLQQPSQFAQLQDPQRQLLEASQSFSRSMRPNQLLEMPQTTPNSLPQSNIIQQQMTKNGNQTNAQFSHMPQQLKLQQQQPGILSEMPGHMGLPPSSGVNHFSTVGSSILTAAAGAGISGITEELPSCSTSPSTNNCANMVHRVHQSTAIGDDMAQSAATLLSSNALETMSCSTNLVKDVQQKSDVKPSMNIAKNQNQGFFAPQTYQNGATAQTDYLDTSSSTTSVCVSQNDVHLQQNNNSSSYNPHSLLLRDISQDGKLQANPRNNVPYGANIDGQLGVLMNSDQVLTKSIIGLGKDLPNNLSSAGMISNCENSKDPQHELSSSMVSRSFGVPDMAFNSIDSTINDSSFLNRGPWAPPPQFQRMRTYTKVYKRGAVGRSIDITRYSGYDELKQDLARRFGIEGQLEDRHRIGWKLVYVDHENDVLLVGDDPWEEFVNCVRCIKILSPQEVQQMSLDGDFGNSVHPNQACSSSDNGNA
- the LOC110653489 gene encoding auxin response factor 19 isoform X4 codes for the protein MTLQPVPSFDKDALLRSDLSLKSNKAQTEFFCKTLTASDTSTHGGFSVPRRAAEKIFPPLDFSMQPPAQELVARDLHDNVWTFRHIYRGQPKRHLLTTGWSLFVSGKRLFAGDSVLFIRDEKQQLLLGIRRANKQPANLSSSVLSSDSMHIGILAAAAHAAANNSPFTVFYNPRASPSEFVIPLAKYYKAVYSNQISLGMRFRMMFETEESGTRRYMGTITGISDIDPVRWKNSQWRNLQVGWDESTAGERRNRVSIWEIEPVTAPFFICPPPFFRSKRPRQPGMPDDDSPDLDNLFKKSMPWLGDDFYMKDPQSVPGLSLLQCINMQQNPSLANAMPPNYMQSLSGSVLQNLTGPDLSHQLGLSAPQLPQPNNLQFNSQRLPLQSQQFDQLPKMQSSLNSLGSIIQSQQQLGDITQQSKQNLVTQTITSSQVQAQILQPQTLVQNTNILQQQPSLQSHQLPRNLPQTLQQQQNQQQHIVGQNQQQSVIQTQLPDQVNQHLQMSDNQIQIQLLQKLQQQQQSLLTQQSVLQQPSQFAQLQDPQRQLLEASQSFSRSMRPNQLLEMPQTTPNSLPQSNIIQQQMTKNGNQTNAQFSHMPQQLKLQQQQPGILSEMPGHMGLPPSSGVNHFSTVGSSILTAAAGAGISGITEELPSCSTSPSTNNCANMVHRVHQSTAIGDDMAQSAATLLSSNALETMSCSTNLVKDVQQKSDVKPSMNIAKNQNQGFFAPQTYQNGATAQTDYLDTSSSTTSVCVSQNDVHLQQNNNSSSYNPHSLLLRDISQDGKLQANPRNNVPYGANIDGQLGVLMNSDQVLTKSIIGLGKDLPNNLSSAGMISNCENSKDPQHELSSSMVSRSFGVPDMAFNSIDSTINDSSFLNRGPWAPPPQFQRMRTYTKVYKRGAVGRSIDITRYSGYDELKQDLARRFGIEGQLEDRHRIGWKLVYVDHENDVLLVGDDPWEEFVNCVRCIKILSPQEVQQMSLDGDFGNSVHPNQACSSSDNGNA